The following are encoded in a window of Oncorhynchus masou masou isolate Uvic2021 chromosome 17, UVic_Omas_1.1, whole genome shotgun sequence genomic DNA:
- the LOC135558284 gene encoding deoxynucleoside triphosphate triphosphohydrolase SAMHD1-like isoform X2, which translates to MDRRKRSREDLPTADSDHFNTPEERVYAGLSRDGDLSQWSVEDTCRYMRLEGLGRWEEKFREQQITGVGLRYLTETHLENMGIGPLDTRLQILHCLRKLWQIAAETKVFNDPIHGHIEMHPLLVRIIDTPQFQRLRHIKQLGGTYFVFPGASHNRFEHSIGVGFLAGSLVQELNERQPELFISRRDILCVQIAGLCHDLGHGPFSHMFDGMFIPKVRPESKWNHEEASLAMFDHLVCENALEPAMKEHGLVLPDDLVFIKEQIAGPQNTVLLSQGWPYKGRPEEKSFLYEIVANKRNGIDVDKWDYFARDCFHLGIQNNFDYRRFLKFARVCEVDGKKHICTRDKEVGNLYDMFHTRNCLHRRAYQHKVGNIIETMITEAFLKADPHIQIQGSGGKMFTISTAIDNMEAYTKLTDHVFEQILYSSSSELAEAREILQNITCRRLYKCVGQTQAEKRMEVSQEKLLDWAGCVARSRPQNDLQNVTLQPGDFVVNIINMDWGMKEKNPIDKVRFYCKNDPTKAYRIRKDQVSKLLPERFAEQLIRVYCKKTDERTMEAAKKNFVQWCMDMNFSKPQDGDVIAPELTPLKASWAHNNDSDDNDEEDSQGGRGWAAVNGGQEKAKTRLF; encoded by the exons ATGGATAGGCGAAAGCGCTCCAGAGAAGATTTACCGACTGCGGACAGTGACCATTTCAATACCCCGGAGGAGAGGGTTTATGCCGGGCTGTCGCGGGACGGGGACTTAAGCCAGTGGAGTGTCGAGGACACTTGCAGATACATGCGTCTGGAAGGGCTCGGGAGATGGGAGGAGAAATTCAGAG AGCAACAGATAACAGGAGTGGGGTTACGATACCTTACAGAGACACATCTGGAGAATATGGGCATAGG gcctCTTGACACACGGCTGCAGATTCTGCACTGCCTGAGGAAGCTGTGGCAGATTGCAGCAGAGACCAAG GTGTTTAATGACCCCATCCATGGCCATATAGAGATGCATCCTCTGCTGGTCCGTATCATCGACACCCCTCAGTTCCAGAGGCTCCGCCACATTAAGCAGCTGGGAGGAACATACTTTGTCTTCCCTGGAGCCTCCCACAACCGCTTCGAACACTCTATAGG GGTGGGCTTCCTGGCAGGTTCGCTGGTCCAGGAGTTGAATGAGAGACAACCAGAGCTCTTCATCTCTCGTAGAGACATATTGTGTGTCCAGATCGCCGGTCTCTGTCACGACCTGG GTCATGGTCCTTTCTCCCATATGTTTGATGGGATGTTCATCCCCAAAGTGCGCCCAGAATCTAAGTGGAAT CACGAGGAGGCGTCCCTGGCCATGTTTGACCACCTGGTGTGTGAGAACGCCTTGGAGCCGGCGATGAAGGAGCATGGCCTGGTCCTTCCTGATGACCTGGTCTTCATCAAGGAGCAGATTGCTGGACCACAGAACACTGTCCTCCTCAGCCAGGGA TGGCCATATAAGGGCCGACCAGAGGAGAAGTCCTTCCTCTATGAGATTGTGGCCAACAAAAGGAACGGCATCGATGTAGACAAGTGGGACTACTTCGCCAG GGACTGCTTCCACCTCGGTATCCAAAATAACTTTGACTACCGTCGCTTTCTCAAGTTTGcccgtgtgtgtgaggtggacgGGAAGAAGCACATCTGCACCCGAGACAAG GAAGTGGGTAATCTGTATGACATGTTCCACACACGCAACTGCCTGCATAGAAGGGCCTACCAGCACAAGGTGGGAAACATCATAGAGACAAT GATCACAGAGGCCTTTTTAAAGGCAGACCCCCACATCCAGATACAAGGTTCAGGGGGAAAGATGTTCACCATCTCCACAGCAATAGACAACATGGAGGCCTACACTAAACTCACAG ACCATGTGTTTGAGCAGATTCTGTACTCGTCATCCTCTGAGCTGGCTGAGGCCAGAGAGATCCTCCAAAACATCACCTGCAGACGCCTCTACAAGTGTGTGGGACAGACTCAGGCTGAGAAGCGAATGGAGGTTTcacag GAAAAGCTCCTGGACTGGGCAGGCTGTGTGGCGAGGTCCAGGCCTCAGAATGACCTTCAAAATGTTACTCTGCAGCCAGGGGACTTTGTTGTCAAT aTCATCAACATGGACTGGGGTATGAAGGAGAAGAACCCCATCGACAAAGTGCGCTTCTACTGTAAGAACGACCCAACCAAAGCTTACCGGATCCGCAAGGACCAG GTGTCCAAGCTGCTGCCAGAACGGTTTGCTGAGCAGCTTATCAGGGTCTACTGTAAGAAGACCGATGAGAGGACCATGGAGGCAGCTAAGAAGAACTTTGTCCAGTGGTGCATGGATATGAACTTCTCCAAACCTCAG GATGGAGATGTGATTGCACCAGAGCTCACCCCTCTTAAGGCAAGCTGGGCACACAACAATGACAGTGATGATAATGATGAAGAGGATAGCCAGGGAGGAAGAGGCTGGGCTGCAGTCAATGGTGGACAAGAGAAGGCAAAGACCAGACTCTTTTAA
- the LOC135558284 gene encoding deoxynucleoside triphosphate triphosphohydrolase SAMHD1-like isoform X1, with amino-acid sequence MDRRKRSREDLPTADSDHFNTPEERVYAGLSRDGDLSQWSVEDTCRYMRLEGLGRWEEKFREQQITGVGLRYLTETHLENMGIGPLDTRLQILHCLRKLWQIAAETKVFNDPIHGHIEMHPLLVRIIDTPQFQRLRHIKQLGGTYFVFPGASHNRFEHSIGVGFLAGSLVQELNERQPELFISRRDILCVQIAGLCHDLGHGPFSHMFDGMFIPKVRPESKWNHEEASLAMFDHLVCENALEPAMKEHGLVLPDDLVFIKEQIAGPQNTVLLSQGVSQPASEPWPYKGRPEEKSFLYEIVANKRNGIDVDKWDYFARDCFHLGIQNNFDYRRFLKFARVCEVDGKKHICTRDKEVGNLYDMFHTRNCLHRRAYQHKVGNIIETMITEAFLKADPHIQIQGSGGKMFTISTAIDNMEAYTKLTDHVFEQILYSSSSELAEAREILQNITCRRLYKCVGQTQAEKRMEVSQEKLLDWAGCVARSRPQNDLQNVTLQPGDFVVNIINMDWGMKEKNPIDKVRFYCKNDPTKAYRIRKDQVSKLLPERFAEQLIRVYCKKTDERTMEAAKKNFVQWCMDMNFSKPQDGDVIAPELTPLKASWAHNNDSDDNDEEDSQGGRGWAAVNGGQEKAKTRLF; translated from the exons ATGGATAGGCGAAAGCGCTCCAGAGAAGATTTACCGACTGCGGACAGTGACCATTTCAATACCCCGGAGGAGAGGGTTTATGCCGGGCTGTCGCGGGACGGGGACTTAAGCCAGTGGAGTGTCGAGGACACTTGCAGATACATGCGTCTGGAAGGGCTCGGGAGATGGGAGGAGAAATTCAGAG AGCAACAGATAACAGGAGTGGGGTTACGATACCTTACAGAGACACATCTGGAGAATATGGGCATAGG gcctCTTGACACACGGCTGCAGATTCTGCACTGCCTGAGGAAGCTGTGGCAGATTGCAGCAGAGACCAAG GTGTTTAATGACCCCATCCATGGCCATATAGAGATGCATCCTCTGCTGGTCCGTATCATCGACACCCCTCAGTTCCAGAGGCTCCGCCACATTAAGCAGCTGGGAGGAACATACTTTGTCTTCCCTGGAGCCTCCCACAACCGCTTCGAACACTCTATAGG GGTGGGCTTCCTGGCAGGTTCGCTGGTCCAGGAGTTGAATGAGAGACAACCAGAGCTCTTCATCTCTCGTAGAGACATATTGTGTGTCCAGATCGCCGGTCTCTGTCACGACCTGG GTCATGGTCCTTTCTCCCATATGTTTGATGGGATGTTCATCCCCAAAGTGCGCCCAGAATCTAAGTGGAAT CACGAGGAGGCGTCCCTGGCCATGTTTGACCACCTGGTGTGTGAGAACGCCTTGGAGCCGGCGATGAAGGAGCATGGCCTGGTCCTTCCTGATGACCTGGTCTTCATCAAGGAGCAGATTGCTGGACCACAGAACACTGTCCTCCTCAGCCAGGGAGTAAGTCAGCCAGCCAGTGAGCCG TGGCCATATAAGGGCCGACCAGAGGAGAAGTCCTTCCTCTATGAGATTGTGGCCAACAAAAGGAACGGCATCGATGTAGACAAGTGGGACTACTTCGCCAG GGACTGCTTCCACCTCGGTATCCAAAATAACTTTGACTACCGTCGCTTTCTCAAGTTTGcccgtgtgtgtgaggtggacgGGAAGAAGCACATCTGCACCCGAGACAAG GAAGTGGGTAATCTGTATGACATGTTCCACACACGCAACTGCCTGCATAGAAGGGCCTACCAGCACAAGGTGGGAAACATCATAGAGACAAT GATCACAGAGGCCTTTTTAAAGGCAGACCCCCACATCCAGATACAAGGTTCAGGGGGAAAGATGTTCACCATCTCCACAGCAATAGACAACATGGAGGCCTACACTAAACTCACAG ACCATGTGTTTGAGCAGATTCTGTACTCGTCATCCTCTGAGCTGGCTGAGGCCAGAGAGATCCTCCAAAACATCACCTGCAGACGCCTCTACAAGTGTGTGGGACAGACTCAGGCTGAGAAGCGAATGGAGGTTTcacag GAAAAGCTCCTGGACTGGGCAGGCTGTGTGGCGAGGTCCAGGCCTCAGAATGACCTTCAAAATGTTACTCTGCAGCCAGGGGACTTTGTTGTCAAT aTCATCAACATGGACTGGGGTATGAAGGAGAAGAACCCCATCGACAAAGTGCGCTTCTACTGTAAGAACGACCCAACCAAAGCTTACCGGATCCGCAAGGACCAG GTGTCCAAGCTGCTGCCAGAACGGTTTGCTGAGCAGCTTATCAGGGTCTACTGTAAGAAGACCGATGAGAGGACCATGGAGGCAGCTAAGAAGAACTTTGTCCAGTGGTGCATGGATATGAACTTCTCCAAACCTCAG GATGGAGATGTGATTGCACCAGAGCTCACCCCTCTTAAGGCAAGCTGGGCACACAACAATGACAGTGATGATAATGATGAAGAGGATAGCCAGGGAGGAAGAGGCTGGGCTGCAGTCAATGGTGGACAAGAGAAGGCAAAGACCAGACTCTTTTAA
- the LOC135558284 gene encoding deoxynucleoside triphosphate triphosphohydrolase SAMHD1-like isoform X3 has product MGGEIQRPLDTRLQILHCLRKLWQIAAETKVFNDPIHGHIEMHPLLVRIIDTPQFQRLRHIKQLGGTYFVFPGASHNRFEHSIGVGFLAGSLVQELNERQPELFISRRDILCVQIAGLCHDLGHGPFSHMFDGMFIPKVRPESKWNHEEASLAMFDHLVCENALEPAMKEHGLVLPDDLVFIKEQIAGPQNTVLLSQGVSQPASEPWPYKGRPEEKSFLYEIVANKRNGIDVDKWDYFARDCFHLGIQNNFDYRRFLKFARVCEVDGKKHICTRDKEVGNLYDMFHTRNCLHRRAYQHKVGNIIETMITEAFLKADPHIQIQGSGGKMFTISTAIDNMEAYTKLTDHVFEQILYSSSSELAEAREILQNITCRRLYKCVGQTQAEKRMEVSQEKLLDWAGCVARSRPQNDLQNVTLQPGDFVVNIINMDWGMKEKNPIDKVRFYCKNDPTKAYRIRKDQVSKLLPERFAEQLIRVYCKKTDERTMEAAKKNFVQWCMDMNFSKPQDGDVIAPELTPLKASWAHNNDSDDNDEEDSQGGRGWAAVNGGQEKAKTRLF; this is encoded by the exons ATGGGAGGAGAAATTCAGAG gcctCTTGACACACGGCTGCAGATTCTGCACTGCCTGAGGAAGCTGTGGCAGATTGCAGCAGAGACCAAG GTGTTTAATGACCCCATCCATGGCCATATAGAGATGCATCCTCTGCTGGTCCGTATCATCGACACCCCTCAGTTCCAGAGGCTCCGCCACATTAAGCAGCTGGGAGGAACATACTTTGTCTTCCCTGGAGCCTCCCACAACCGCTTCGAACACTCTATAGG GGTGGGCTTCCTGGCAGGTTCGCTGGTCCAGGAGTTGAATGAGAGACAACCAGAGCTCTTCATCTCTCGTAGAGACATATTGTGTGTCCAGATCGCCGGTCTCTGTCACGACCTGG GTCATGGTCCTTTCTCCCATATGTTTGATGGGATGTTCATCCCCAAAGTGCGCCCAGAATCTAAGTGGAAT CACGAGGAGGCGTCCCTGGCCATGTTTGACCACCTGGTGTGTGAGAACGCCTTGGAGCCGGCGATGAAGGAGCATGGCCTGGTCCTTCCTGATGACCTGGTCTTCATCAAGGAGCAGATTGCTGGACCACAGAACACTGTCCTCCTCAGCCAGGGAGTAAGTCAGCCAGCCAGTGAGCCG TGGCCATATAAGGGCCGACCAGAGGAGAAGTCCTTCCTCTATGAGATTGTGGCCAACAAAAGGAACGGCATCGATGTAGACAAGTGGGACTACTTCGCCAG GGACTGCTTCCACCTCGGTATCCAAAATAACTTTGACTACCGTCGCTTTCTCAAGTTTGcccgtgtgtgtgaggtggacgGGAAGAAGCACATCTGCACCCGAGACAAG GAAGTGGGTAATCTGTATGACATGTTCCACACACGCAACTGCCTGCATAGAAGGGCCTACCAGCACAAGGTGGGAAACATCATAGAGACAAT GATCACAGAGGCCTTTTTAAAGGCAGACCCCCACATCCAGATACAAGGTTCAGGGGGAAAGATGTTCACCATCTCCACAGCAATAGACAACATGGAGGCCTACACTAAACTCACAG ACCATGTGTTTGAGCAGATTCTGTACTCGTCATCCTCTGAGCTGGCTGAGGCCAGAGAGATCCTCCAAAACATCACCTGCAGACGCCTCTACAAGTGTGTGGGACAGACTCAGGCTGAGAAGCGAATGGAGGTTTcacag GAAAAGCTCCTGGACTGGGCAGGCTGTGTGGCGAGGTCCAGGCCTCAGAATGACCTTCAAAATGTTACTCTGCAGCCAGGGGACTTTGTTGTCAAT aTCATCAACATGGACTGGGGTATGAAGGAGAAGAACCCCATCGACAAAGTGCGCTTCTACTGTAAGAACGACCCAACCAAAGCTTACCGGATCCGCAAGGACCAG GTGTCCAAGCTGCTGCCAGAACGGTTTGCTGAGCAGCTTATCAGGGTCTACTGTAAGAAGACCGATGAGAGGACCATGGAGGCAGCTAAGAAGAACTTTGTCCAGTGGTGCATGGATATGAACTTCTCCAAACCTCAG GATGGAGATGTGATTGCACCAGAGCTCACCCCTCTTAAGGCAAGCTGGGCACACAACAATGACAGTGATGATAATGATGAAGAGGATAGCCAGGGAGGAAGAGGCTGGGCTGCAGTCAATGGTGGACAAGAGAAGGCAAAGACCAGACTCTTTTAA